One window of the Oceanispirochaeta sp. M1 genome contains the following:
- a CDS encoding universal stress protein, with the protein MKTILVCLDFTEISDSVMAEATSFADKTGAALHLVYVSPYRGEHASHVASAEAQTASISIKMTKENTRMEFYLKSCRDAGIQAEGDILSGNVSDAITEKAKELEINYVIIGSRTTNAATHVIKGSVGADLLKKLQKPLILVPHI; encoded by the coding sequence ATGAAAACAATATTAGTGTGTCTGGACTTTACCGAAATAAGTGATTCAGTTATGGCCGAAGCAACGAGCTTTGCAGATAAAACGGGCGCGGCTCTTCACCTTGTCTATGTATCGCCTTATAGAGGTGAGCACGCAAGTCATGTAGCTTCAGCGGAAGCACAGACTGCATCAATATCAATTAAGATGACAAAAGAGAACACAAGGATGGAATTCTATTTAAAAAGCTGCAGGGATGCCGGTATCCAGGCAGAGGGTGATATTCTCAGCGGAAATGTTTCTGATGCCATAACTGAAAAAGCAAAAGAACTTGAAATCAACTATGTCATCATAGGCTCAAGAACAACAAATGCCGCTACCCATGTTATCAAGGGAAGTGTCGGAGCGGATCTCCTTAAAAAACTTCAAAAGCCTCTTATTCTCGTTCCACATATCTGA